In Peromyscus leucopus breed LL Stock chromosome 16_21, UCI_PerLeu_2.1, whole genome shotgun sequence, a single genomic region encodes these proteins:
- the LOC114696467 gene encoding keratin-associated protein 10-9-like, with product MATSTMSVCSDACTNSSWQVDDCPESCCEPTCCAPSCCQSSCCQPSCCVPSCCQSSCCVPSCCQPSCCAPAPCLTLICTPLSCVSSPCCQSPCTSCCSPSCCQQSSCQQACCTCSPCQASCCVPVCCKPVCCVPVCCGSPSCCQQSSCEPSCCTCSPCQPSCCEPTCCEPLCCEPVCCTPVCSGSSCCQPSCCVPVCCKPVCCTPICSGSSCCQSSCCVPVCCKPVCCKPCSSVSLLCRPVCRPACCVPTSSCCASSCQPSCCKSCSSVSMLCHPACSRQVSCSLSSGQKSSC from the coding sequence ATGGCCACctccaccatgtctgtctgctccGATGCTTGTACCAACTCCTCCTGGCAGGTGGATGACTGCCCAGAGAGCTGCTGTGAGCCTACCTGCTGTGCCCCCagctgctgccagtccagctgctgccagcccagctgctgtgtgcccagctgctgccagtccagctgctgtgtgcccagctgctgccagcctaGCTGCTGTGCCCCAGCCCCCTGCCTGACCCTCATCTGCACCCCATTGAGCTGTGTGTCCAGCCCCTGTTGCCAATCTCCCTGTACCAGCTGCTGCTCACCCTCATGCTGCCAACAGTCTAGCTGCCAGCAAGCTTGCTGTACCTGCTCCCCCTGCCAGGCATCTTGCTGTGTGCCAGTTTGCTGCAAGCCTGTCTGCTGTGTGCCAGTCTGCTGTGGATCCCCCTCATGCTGCCAGCAGTCTAGCTGTGAGCCCTCTTGCTGCACCTGCTCTCCCTGCCAGCCATCCTGCTGTGAACCAACATGCTGTGAGCCTTTGTGTTGTGAACCTGTCTGCTGCACGCCTGTCTGCTCTGGATCATCATGCTGCCAGCCATCCTGCTGTGTGCCCGTCTGTTGCAAGCCTGTCTGCTGCACACCCATCTGCTCTGGATCCTCATGCTGTCAATCTtcctgctgtgtgcctgtctgctgcaagcctgtctgctgcaagccctgctccaGCGTGTCCCTGCTGTGCCGCCCTGTGTGCAGACCTGCCTGCTGTGTGcccacctcctcctgctgtgcctcctcctgccagcccagctgctgcaaGTCCTGCTCCAGCGTGTCCATGCTCTGCCACCCAGCCTGCTCCAGACAAGTCAGCTGTAGCCTCTCTTCTGGCCAGAAGTCCAGCTGCTGA